The Microcoleus sp. bin38.metabat.b11b12b14.051 genomic sequence AGCGGCAGCACTTCCAGCACGGGCATGGGTACGGTGTCGATGTACTTGTCGATCAAATCGCGCTTGGAGGTGCGGTTGCCAATTAAACCGGCGAGGCGTAACGGGTGAGTGCGAGCTTTTTCGCGAACTGAGGCAGCGATGCGGTTGGCTGCGAATAAAGCGTCGAACCCGTTGTCGGTGACAATCATGCAGTAGTCGGCGTAGTTCAATGGGGCTGCAAAACCGCCGCACACTACGTCGCCAAGCACGTCGAACAGAATGATATCGTATTCCTCGAAGGCATTGAGTTCTTTGAGCAGTTTAACGGTCTCTCCGACGACGTAGCCGCCGCAACCAGCTCCTGCGGGGGGGCCGCCTGCTTCTACGCAGTCAACGCCGCCGTAGCCTTTGTAGATGACATCTTCGGGCCAAACGTCTTCGTAGTGATAGTCCTTTTCCTGAAGGGTGTCAATAATTGTGGGAATTAAAAAGCCTGTGAGGGTAAATGTGCTGTCGTGCTTTGGATCGCAACCGATTTGCAACACTTTCTTGCCGCGTTTGGCTAGGGCAACGGAGATGTTGCAGCTTGTTGTCGATTTGCCAATTCCACCTTTTCCGTAAACTGCGAGTTTCACTCTTTGTTCTCCTATAGGTTTCTATCAAAACGATCGGGGCTGGGGTTTCACGCTTTGAGGTTGCGATCGCCCCTATGCAATAACCAAACTCCAATGCCCTTACTGCAATCCCAATTCTTGTCAATTTTGGAGTCGGCCGTGCGGAAAGCTCGTTGAAAGCATTATTAGCTAACTTACGAGGAAAAGAAAGGGGGCCTCGAACTGAAAATGCTCGTAATTTTATTTATTTTGCATCTTTGCGAATCTTAGCTGCTTTTTTGAGTTACTAATCTAGTTTTATAATTTTTTTAGATTGTAATTGTAATTTTACAATACTTTCTTAATAAAAAGAGGTACAAAAACAAAACAAAAGTTAACTTCTCAAATAATCTCGGCATTTGGGTTTGGGGCTAGGATGCTGGCAGTTGATGGCTTGTAGGGTAAGTGGAGGGGGAAGAAAGGGGCTAGTGGATGAGGCTAAGCGGAAAGTAAGTTGGGTTAATTGGGTCTGGGGATGGCAAAATTAGACGATTTGAGATTTGAGATTTTGGATTTGAGATTGGGAAAGAGTGATTTTGCTGGGGTTTTGAGTGTTGTGTAAAAAATTGTGAATTTTTAGGAATTGAACGGCAGTGGGTAGTGGGTAGTGGGTAGTGGGCAGTGGGCAGTGGGCAGTGGGCAGTGGGCAGTGGGTAGTGGGCAGTGGGTAGTGGGCAGTGGGCAGTGGGTAGTGGGTAGTGGGCAGTTTGTGGATTACGCATCGGTGGCTAGAAACCCGGTTTCTATGAGTTTTGTGTTGGGTAACGAGAAATATACTAAGAAACCGGGTTTCTGAGGGCGAAAGTGCGATCGCGAAATACAAGATTTCTTGCAAAAATAGCTAGGGAACGGGCAAGATGCCCGTTCCACAATTTGATCGAAAAGACTTTTGCAAGAGCTCTATAGTTCAATACGGTTCACTTAAGGTTTATTTGTCATTGCGATCGCGCCAGAGAGCAATCGCAGCGTCTATTTGTCACATTATTTTCCCCGTGAACAGTCTTAAGTGAACCGTATTGATCTATAGTTTTCAGTTGTTAGTGGTCAGTTTTTAGTTTTTTTTGAATAATTAATAATGTCAACTGTCAACTGTCAACTGCCAACTGTCAACTGTCAACTGTCAACTGTCAACTGACTTCTGGCGATCGGAATCTCGATCGCAAACTCAGTCCCCAGTCCAACTTCCGAAACGCAGTTGAGGCGCCCCCGATGCTGTTCCACAACTAAGTGGTAGGAAATCGACAGTCCCAAGCCAGTGCCCTTACCGACTGGTTTTGTAGTAAAAAACGGGTCAAATAGTTGGCGGCGAATCTCTTCCGGTATGCCCCCGCCGTTGTCAGAAATACGGATCGCGACAAAATCGCCAACAACTTCAGTGCGAATTGTAATCGCCGGAAGAGTCAATGGAACACTGGGAATTAACGGCGGTGGATTTTTCCCATTTCCCTTTCCCCATTGGCCCTTCTGGATTGCCTCATCCAAAGCATCAATAGCATTGCCGATAATATTCATAAATACTTGATTGAGCTGACCTGCACAGCAGTCGATACGGGGCAAATCGCCATATTCCCTGATAATTTGAATAGCTGGATGTCCGCCATGAGCTTTCACTCGGTGCTGCAAAATTAGCAAAGTGCTATCGATGCCCTCGTGAATGTCAACGAGTTTGATGTTAGATTGATCCGATCGCGAAAAATTACGCATCGATAGAACTATTTGGCGGATGCGATCGGTTCCTACTTGCATCGAAGAAACGATCTTAGATAAGTCTTCCACCAAAAAATCGATTTCCATTTCTGCTGCTGCTTCCCGAATTGCCGAGAATGGTTCGGGATAGTGCTGCTGGTAGAGGTCTAATAGTTGAATCAGTTGTTTGATGTAATGACTGGTGTGGGAAAGATTGCCGTAGATAAAATTAACTGGATTGTTGATTTCGTGGGCGATACCGGCAATCATTTGTCCCAACGAAGACATTTTTTCGGTGTGGACTAATTGAGTTTGAGTTTGCTGCAATTTCCGCACAGTTTGCTCTAATTGCTCCGCTTGATTTTTCAAGCAGGTTTGCTTTTTCCGCAGCACTTCTTCGACTCGCTG encodes the following:
- the bchL gene encoding ferredoxin:protochlorophyllide reductase (ATP-dependent) iron-sulfur ATP-binding protein; the encoded protein is MKLAVYGKGGIGKSTTSCNISVALAKRGKKVLQIGCDPKHDSTFTLTGFLIPTIIDTLQEKDYHYEDVWPEDVIYKGYGGVDCVEAGGPPAGAGCGGYVVGETVKLLKELNAFEEYDIILFDVLGDVVCGGFAAPLNYADYCMIVTDNGFDALFAANRIAASVREKARTHPLRLAGLIGNRTSKRDLIDKYIDTVPMPVLEVLPLIEDIRVSRVKGKTLFEMAESDPSLNYVCDYYLNIADQILAMPEGVVPNDTPDRELFSLLSDFYLNPVQPVVKKEEDELDLMMV